A window of Aythya fuligula isolate bAytFul2 chromosome 12, bAytFul2.pri, whole genome shotgun sequence genomic DNA:
aAGATGGTGACCAGGATCCGTTTCAGAACTGTCTACAGACATGTTACTTCTGTCAAAAACAGTTACGTCTTTGGCAGCAAATGTGTACTACTAATTCTTCAAGCAGAGCTTTCTGAAAACCTTTAGCACAAGCATAggtctgctctcctgaagtgGTGACATGTTTTATTCAGTTCTCTGCGTATATCTCAGGCCTGCCGTGCAGTTCGAAACTCAGTTTGCTTCTGTGCTGAAGATGACACTTCTTTGCAGTTTGCACATCCTGCAATGTGGGCTATGTTGTTGTTTGTAAATATGTGAGGCAACCAAATTCAATTAAGTTCAGAGAGAAAGTGCTTAGAAGAAAATCTCACAGACAGGATGCTTTCAAGAAGCATCTTAATTTCCAATGAGAATAATGACTATATTTACGGAAGTCTCACTGCTGTCTTCTAAGTAAGTCTGTGCACGTTTGTAGAAATCATTGAGAAGGACCTTCCCTAAGGCTGTATTATTCttgaattcaaaggaaaaataaaccatttaagaaaggaggaaagccGTTCTTCAGGAACCATGCTCATAACTGTAATAAAGCAAGTATTTAACTTACCTACTTGTATGTGAAGGAAACAGTATAAGTTCCTGCTGCACAAGACATAGCTAATGGCTTTTCCTAAAGTACCTGAAGTGCCGTGATACCAGAATAGGCACTTTAAAATGTACTTACGATCCACAAATGAAGTGAACAGCATTCGGAACCTGCTTAGCCTACTGCCTTCGTCTGCCCACATTCGTACCACACCGGTCCCAGTCTGCAGCATGACATCATTTGCTACAGTGCTGCAAAACTTTGCCTTCAGGTTTTCAATAGAACTACTTCCATCATAGACAGCAACAAAATTTCTTTTGCATTCATTGGAATGCTCCATTTGATAGTCCAGAAATCGTAAATAAATCTgttggaaaagagaaattagTATCTCCAGGAAAAGTAATACAAAGAAGACAGTTTTTGATTTTTAGACTTGAATAAGATGTTTTGTCCCCATATACATTTGTGTAACTCCGGATTCACAATGCTTTTAAACTTGCATTTCCTCTCATTAAAGGTCAATGTGGGATATTACCTGGAATTTGTAATAAGTGTCTCCATTTCATTCCCCCTCCCCAGACAATCTTTACTTAATAATTTACTCTGATGTATTTCTGCTCcccctggggaaaaaataaataaaaatcaacacatGAGCTGAATAAAGGTCTAAGCAGCTCTGCTAAGCGTACAGTCTGTTACCCTAGAACAGATGCAAGGAACACATAAATGTACTGAAAGAACAGTTAATGGTCTTTTGACTGCTCTCTTGCCTTTCTAATTCATAAAAATCGGGCTAAAATATAAGGGAAGAAATCTTGTGAGCAAAGCTCTgaagcaaaataaggaaattaaaatttgttgCTTCAGAATGGAAGCTAATTACTTATACATAGCTGTGTTATGAAAGACATAAACCATGAAAACCATGGgtaatttgaataaaaatggaagCAGGAGATAAGTAAACTGGCTATCTAGGAAGAGTTAATAAAATTAAGCCAATCTTAACTCCTCcgaaaataaaaatctaaccaaagaaaaagcaacataaGTGGTAGATCATACGCAGCAAAGAAATTGGAAGACCAACATGGTACTTGAAGAGTGAGCAAATAATTTATCTTGCTAGGGCAGGAAGCTTGAGAAAGCTTGCAATTAAGTTAGAGTTGCATAGAAAGATCATCGGGCTTTTTAATCCCTTGTAGGTCTATATTGGAATTCTCAAAATTCTAGTGAAAGTTGAAGAGATACATAATTAAGCCACCTGTAAATTAAAGCCATCCTTAAAATTCCCAAGCAGTCCATAATTTTGACAGAGAAGAAATCTATCCATGTGGAGGCTGAGGGAGAAGAGGTTCTAAACCATCAGGTCCTCAGTGCGTTCCTCAGATAAGCCCGAGTCTTGACCGTGCATTTACAATGGCCTGTCTGGCTGACACCACGAATACTAAAGACCTTTTCAACAGCACAATTTTTCATGCATCTGCCTACTGACAGGAATCTCAAACTCTTGTTTAGATTGTGACGGTGTGGATGAATACCATACTATTGCTATATTACCTGCTTTTCTGCCCTTTTACCATCTCTTGCTTTTAAACTTAACTAGCGTGAAAACTGAATTGTAAAGAACtcactaaaacaaaagcattactcttgagtgagaaaaaaaaaacaaaacaacacatgcCCCCCACCTACAGTTAACAGACTCTATTTAAAACACAGTAAGAGAGAACATAAAAAATTGGTTACACTTGTCCAGCCTggcttctcctttctttctgctgttttccagaagcAGGCTGCCAGCATTTTCTCCCCTTGCACATTCTATGATAAGGTGCAGCCTGTGCACTATCTCATGCTTCATCTCACTATTCtgtgaaaatgctatttttttggTACCTAAGTATGTTTCCTGAACACACATGTGATTCCATGCATGTTCAGCATTGTGATCTGCAAAGTGATTTTCTGtaaatagtctttttttctttttctttttttttttttttcccactgtctTAGATTCACAAGTGGAAGTTCTCAGCTACACTGAGAACCCATCTTCTATTGATGTTTTATCTCACAAACTTGGGGGGTTTGAGCTGCATGTGCtggtattttcatttaatgatTGGCTTTATGTATGTGCTGTGAAATTACAatggaaactaaaaataaattggcaCATTTTTAGTAGAGCTATCTGcatatgaaaacaaaggaataatTCCATTGAaagggctcagctctgcaaaagCTCCTTCTAGTTAGTGTGCCAGGCAAGTAAATATAAAAGGTCTTTGCTCTTAGATTATACTGATAATTCTagtaattttctgaaatctggagtgatttattaaatttatattatgCAGATTTTGTAAGCCCTTTCATTGCTGTAAttgttagtttaaaaatatatttttaatgcaaaatcaaattgaggaaattaaaaatgtctatGCTTAGTTTTTTCAAGAGATGGAACCATATCAGATCTAATGGGTTTTATCACCATAATTCTGCCAAAATTGAAGCTTGAGAAACCACTCTTAGAATACgaagagttatttttctgtaatgttttaacTCAATAATTTAGGATGATGATCTAATCTCAGGACTGACCCAACTACAACTGTGCCTTCTGGCAACAttcaataatttattaaaatacttaagCATGAGACCTGGTGCACTCAAGTGGAAATGTAGagagaaaatggttttattattgtttctgGAAAACTGCTACTATTACTCAGACTAGTACAGGGCTCTTGGGGGTTGACTCACTTCCTCAAAGGCTCAAATATATTAGTGGAGTTTTAGTTTCTTGTCTTGTCctcttatttctgtcttttaggTTGCTGTTTCAGTACTGATTTGGAAGTTGGTGAATAGGGCTACTTAATTAACTCTTAGCAGTGGATAAGAATGACTGTCAGCTTGGCAAGTCctgctattaaaaatacatatttttaaaattttatgtacATGTGGTACAGGCAAGTAGTAATATATGCTTTAATACACACACAGAAGCAAATAACAGATGTGTATGttatacagagaaaaattacaTATTCAGTGCAATTTGTAAGTAATTAGCAAGTGTATGGTTCTGAAATGTTATGTAGCTTctctatttttgaaaacaggCTCAGGTTATTGTATTTTGGAATCCTTCTCTCTGCACAACAATAAAGCTtaagttgtttttaatgattataAGATAGTGTGTTTTTTCATAAGTAGTCTTCATAAGTAGTATTCGTAAGTAATGCTGCAGACACAATCACAAATATCAGGTACCTATATATCTATTGCTGATTTTTGACTCAAGCAGCTACCATGCGCCTTTTGGGACTCAGAAAAGTCCAACCAGATTTTACTGTGGCGCTTTCAGAGGGTATGATCCTATAGCAaagtcagaagagaaaaagtgatAGCTCCTCAGGCATTTCCAGGTAAAACCTTTCATTTTAGCTCAGACTGCTGATGAGATAGATGGGGTTTTAGTGAAGGTGCTGGACTGTGAATTAGACTGGGGAGGAGCCAGGTACACGTTCTGCTGACTTTGAACAGAACCAAATCCTCCAGCAGAACTATTGGCAGCAAAATTTTAAATCATAGCAGCAAGATTTACTGTAGTTTATCAAAGCTGTTAGCCAGCATTTTTACCTGCAGTTTTCCAATAAAACCATGGGCCAAATCAAATGTCCTtggaaaatgttgctttaaCAGTTTTCAgggttattttgtatttaaagttTCAAATAATAGGAAGATAACATGATGGACTTGCTGTATATgttgcatttcagaaacaatattATGTCTGAATTTCCTAAGCTACTGATACACAATTCATTTCAATGAAAGTGTGAAATTATGCTAATCACTATTACCTGTTACTAATTACTTGGAAACCCATTACATGCTGAATGATATGAATGAAACTCACCTTAGCATTTGGAGTAGCCTTAATTGTCCATATGCAGTCAACtgcttgtcctggttttgttttttcttcttgttctacTTGACTGGAACGTACTATTCCGTCAGCTCCTGAGAGCTCAAATTGGCAGTCTAGGGAGAACATATACCTTGCTGTCAAATGCAATatgatattaatttaaaatttcatatatAAAGAAATTGGTACTGTAATACTAGACCTGGAATGGGATTTAAAATGCCTCCTAGGTAAGTGAAGTCAGGATCTGTAATAGAAAGAAGCCATGAGTCACGGGGGCTATCAATTCTTAACAATCACTTCAAGGCTTATTATAAtctgaagataaataaaaattgccagAAAGTTTGTTGAATCAATTGAAGGCTACAGAGACAAACTTTTTTTAGATAATACATTACTTCACGAAGATTGATGTTGTAATTCTATGCTAACAGTTCGGATTTCCAGTCTAACACCAAAAATTATAATTAGGTATTTTGTCCTTATGATACATTCTTAACTTTAACTACGCcagttttcactgaaatcactggAGCTTCACAAGAGTACAGGGATCTTTCTGTGTGCATCATTTTAATCAGATTGTTGTCTGTATGTCTGGGAACAATTTGAACTGGAGTAGATTATAATATATCGATGTTTTGAAATTGCTAATTGCTATTAATAATGAACATAAAAAAAGACAGCTCAATACTAAAGATACTTTTTCCTTGGGTACCCATACTGCTTATATTAGGCCAAGTATCACAGTTCTAGGTATCGTTTATTAGGGCAGAATTTAGCGTTGATTGCTCCTCTATTGTTCGTCCTTCTATTGTTCCTCCTTCTAAATGCACAGTGAATGTATTGTACGTGTCTGTGTAGTAAACTATGGTAACATACTGTATGTAAATTACTAGTGAGTTAAGAATACACTTTTTCATAATGGTTAAACAATGGTACTTGACTTTACTGGGACTAGGACTTGGCTAAAAATGGGTCTAAAATGGGCTGGGCTGTCCAAGGTTCACATATCAGCGATATGTGTTTCCTCACAAATCACACAGAAACTCACAAGATGCATGGAGACTTTCTACGTCACAGGTGTGGCGTAGAAAGTCACCAAGCAAATCACGTACATCGtagtgtgtgcatgtgcatgagACGTTAGTCTACGCAAAGAAAGCACTTCAGCCTGGAACTAGGCTAAGTTAGTTTTGAAAGTGATGTTAATGATGCTTTGGAAACGGACTTAGCAAGATGCATAAGTACTGTCcctatggaaatattttagcagATCACTCTCAGTGGACTGGTTACTACGTTAATGTGGAGAGTTTCCAAGTCTAAATCCCTAGCAAGGTGTACAGTTCTATAAATAGTAATATAGAATTGTGTATAGTATTTTCATGTGTTGTAGGGTTAAAGATCAGTTGGGTAAAGATGACATAAAAAAATTATGCATGTCTATGCATTTATAGTAGCAGTAGAGCTAGCTTTTGTACATTGTGTTTTGTCCCAAAGGATAATAAAATGCTGTTAGCTACCCACGTATTGTATCTATGAAGTACAGCAATAGAGCATTACACAAGGATATCAGTTCAAATTCACTTGTAAAAAGAATGCTTGCCAGTTTTAAGTGGCCCAACAGAGCAGGTGTAGTTTCTGTCTGTCTAAAGGCACTGTAAGCGCATTATCCTCTCCTTCATACCCTGCAAACTACAGTTCTTTGAGCAAAGAACAATGCTGTTGTCTGAGTCCATTGTTTGAGGGTATCTAGTTATATCAATAGTTGATATTTGGGCTGTATAgatattttctctgatttttcagaaacgaaaatttaaaatgttttgcatctGGCTGGAAGTGCTATTATAGATTGACCTCAGATATTTTGTGTCATCTTGTCTGATATACCTTAGAAGATAGGCCGTTGAAAATGCCAAACTGCTAGTCTACATAAAAGCTCTTTCCATTACTACCCTGGTGGAGCTGGTACAAATTAGAATACCAAAGAGGGAAGTTGCTAAAGCCTTCAGTACAAACAAGATCAATTGACTTCTTCACTAGGAAAGTACAGACCTGTAATTCCCTTTGGTCAATTTCCCAAAGTGATTTTATTCAGGTATCCATCAGGATTAGCACGACAGACACCTCTAACTATTGCATTGTTACTTTGCCTTCATATGCACTTACGAAGAAATACAGCTCTAGACTGACAGAATAAACACATCCACAGAGTTCCATGGGAGCAAATGGTCATTAATGTGGTCATTAATTTTAGGCATCTTTACCTGGTATAAATGAGTATTTTGCTTGAAATCCCTTTCCTTCCAGCTCCTCATCAGAAGTAAACTTGATCCACATGAATCTCCCTGTTGATCTAATTAATGCAGGGCTTTTCAGACCACAGTAACGATCAATGAGAGGGGAGAAGCCAAAAGGTCCATCTCGAACCTCCAGATGGTCAAACCGACATTCAAATGAGGGTTCTATGTAATAAGGTTCATCAAAGGTCAACTCAATTCTTTGTCGTGGAGCAGCTAGACATAAAAAATTGAGCAAAAGATTAAATGGAGATCTATATAAAACACACATGAAGACATGAAATGGAGAGAGACCTCCAAAACAGCAAGATAAAGAGACTAGACACTTCTCAAAATACGCCTAGTAGTATGCCACAAAAACTTAGATATACTCTAATGAAAATTCTAAAACTGATTCTGTGGGAGATACTTTTTCATGGAAtgacatggattttttttttctttgacctttaaaattgaaaattcaGCAAGgacataaatttaaaatatcatgtGTAACACATATCAACACATATGCGAAGGTATTCAAGCAAggtttaatattaaaatataaattagcGTTGTACTGGGAacaaagtacattaaaaaaaaaggaaaaaacttaagggatacagaaaacaatggaaaagaaaaagatatcaAGAACTACTACTCGCTGATATATTTACTAAACATTAAGCCCAAATTTGGAGATCCTTTAGCAGGAGATGTCTTCTAGTAGAATTCTCAGAGAAGTGTAATTGCTTAATATATATTATCAATATATGAATGACTGCAGATGTTGGTAAGTCTGAACCAGGATTTGGATCAGATCGCTGATCAGAGCACGCTTTCACATCTGTAGTTTGGAACCATGCCTTTATATTGTGTGTATAGTCTTAGTGCTTCTTGCTAGTGTCATCTATTGTGCTATATGAACTTTCAGATACTACTTGGTATCTGGAACAACAGCATTAATGAATCATACGCTGTCTACTTCTGGAtgcaaaaaggatttatttatacATCTTTAACACTGTTTAGACATTTACACCTTAATTATACatgagttaaaaatatttctggctgTTGGTTTGCACATATTGGCAGTGGTCTGCAGGAAGGACCATCTCTTAGTGGAGGACTTTTTTCTCGCTCAGGTTCCCACAATGTTCCTGTGTAATGACAGTGAGAACAGAGGCATGGAAGCTGTTTCTGTGCCCCATGGAAACTGCCTTGTACAAGGAAGATCCAGCACTGGATCTAGTGTGTCTGAACTCTAAAGCTGGGCAGGATATCTGCTCTCCATGCATTCAGTGGCAGGGAAGATACAAAACTTCCAATGTGCAtgcatggaaacaaaaatgaggGTCCATATTAATCAGGACAAATAAAAACTCGCTGAAACTTGTTACTTGAAAAACACCAATTAATTGATATGAATCTAATGATGAAGCAAACTAGTGTTTTTAGCTGACTTCAGTGGGTTTTGGATGCAATctaggaagaggaaaaataattagtgTGTCCCAAGTCTTGCAGCCTTTATCCAAGATATTCCCAtcagattgtatttttttctagttaatgtttatttttttatccccaTTGCATAACTTCAGTAGTGCAAAAATGGACAAGTGTCCATTTTTAGTACAGTGCTACTGTGACAGACAGGTGTGggttttttattaataaaggGCAGCATAAAGATCTGCTGTCCCTGAGATAGATTTAGACTAATATAGTGTGATCTGATAAATGCTAAAGATAGCTCTTCAGCCATCTTTTCCAATTTATTATCAGCAATATTCTACATTATATTAAGATAAGCCacattttttatcttaataGTTCTGTGCTTTCATAGATTACAGAAGATCTGATGCTGCTTTGTCTGGCTGTGAGGTTATGCCTTATTCCATATTGATGATTCCTACATGTTTGCCTTTTATATTCACGTGCTGTTGTTACCCAAAAGAGTACATTTAACTTCTCACTCAACCAAGTAACTAAAGAATTGATTATATTACCAATATGACTATACGATACTTGATGATATGTTAAAACGACAGTTTTAACAGTTCAACATAATCAATTTAACAGTAAGGTTACAATACAACAAGAGAGAAATATAGCTGGTACCTTCTAAGATGTAGATGCACTCTTGATTTGGTGGGTACATGTTAGGGTAGTTTGGTGAAGCAAAGTGTCCTCCATTACTAGTCCGCACCCAATTATCGCACTGGGTAGGAGGAATGCGATTCAATCCAATATTTTGCCCACCTtgagggaaaataaagagaTCAAATAAATGTCTCCTGGAAGCATGCAAATTTGATTTTGCAAAGGTAAAACATTGACATAATACACAGCCTATAAGAGAAGAAAGTAATTTGTTTTGGTTGAGAACCCTCTTATCATAGATGCCACTTGTTAATATCTAGCTAGGAAAATCTTTTGGTCAATTTAGTGGTGTGGTATATCCTGATGAGATCACAATTTCTGAATGTAAGATCAGTACAGTAATCctcaggaagggaagagagggagtaaatttttttttacccacatGAGTTTAGATTTGTTGATGCTTTTTTCTAAGTCATATAGTTACAGTGGCTGCCAATagaacagctttattttatgtCCTGTGTCTTTTCCATTCCTATGCAAATGTAATCCACACTATTTGTCAGCATTTACTACTTTGACCCTGATTCCAGACTATACTAAAGCATATCGCCCTTAAGCTATTTACAATAGTTTGTTGGAATAAAAAATGCTTATGATaggtaaataaattaaatacagcaATGGtagttaataaaattaatagcaGTAGGTACATTGCACTGGTAGCTAAGATTCTCATTTAAGATCAAAGCTCTCTTTTTCTGGATGCAGGAAAATACGATCTGTGGCTGAGATGTTGCACTTTACTGTGATCATGCACCATGCTGGATCATTCACAGAAGCTTTGTTAGATCAGATTTCTTTATCCTTGGAGAAGGGGCTTGGGAGCAGTATGATCCTTCTAACATTCTTATTAAGTACCTTTGACCCTCTTCTTTGATATCAGCAgaactgaagagagaaagaaacagaatatgTGGTTTCTGCTAGATTTTTCCTAAATCTCACAGGGGTGCTCTCATcatgttatttatatttatgcagTTTTTCCTTGCAGACCTTTGAGAGGGAGTCCGTGCTGATACAGGTCATAGCTGCCTACAGTAAGTTGCAAATTACATCACCTTCCACTGATATCTTGGCAGCCTTTATTTACGGGGGTGAAAACTTCGTCTCTCCTGCAGAAATTGTTCAAGGAAATTCTGTAGGTGTCAGTTCAAGGAATTCTTCTCTCCAATGTGTGGATGAATCCCACATATGAGAAAATAAGGTTTGTGAAACTATTGCCTTCCCCACTCAGGAGGTataggctttaaaaatatttgtgggtGGACTGCTTGAAAAGCTTGTTGTCAGATAGAGAAAACAGGAACTTCCGCggtgtttttttcccacctctAAATTCTAAAACCATAGAATTTTAACTGGGTAAATGAACCTTCATGTTCTTTGTGACTGGATGGCTTTGTtcaactggaaaaaatgcagtaaatgatggggggtggggggggcagggaTGGACAATACCAGAATTCATATAATTAATTCAAGACCTATGAGAATCTGAATACTTTGATTTATATTGCTTAATTCAACACTACTAAACTCTtacatttttggaaagaaaatcatcAAACCAAAATTGTACCTTGTGTCTTCTGTGCAATGGCAATCCCTTCCACTACAAGGATTGTTACCAGCAACACTGGTAAGAGAAATTGAACAGGAAAAGCATCAGTAATTGAACAAAATTACAGACCATTTTATGCAATCCTAATTCATGCAAATCCTAGAATCACTAGCCCAAACAACTCAgaacatacaaaaatacatgCACATAAAAGCACAtatatgtccttttttttttaatttcagctttagGAAACTAGTGTAGTTTAAGTACACTGCAGGTTCTTCTTCCATGTTCCTTAAGAAAGCCTTTATGAAAATGATCATTTATTGTTTAAAGGGACTTCAAGAATCCTTTATAAAGGGTCTACAGATCTGAACACATTTTATAAAGTTAAATGGTGTCTATCttctatataatttttatatccTGAAAGAGATGTTTGTCATCTTTATTGAACAGTATTTATCCTACACCTCCATATGCATAATGTGTATACAACAGACTTCCCTAGCTTACACAAAATTAATTAGGACCACAGGAGACACTGCATGGTCGTATCCCTACAGAGGTTTCAGGAGTGCTACAGAATTGTATCTGCAAGACTGGTTGCTGTGACACTGCTACAACCCCATAGCAGTGATTTCTGCAAACAGTGCAGGTGCAAGTTCTCGTGATGGTGAGATTTACTCTGAGTAGTTACAGAAGCTATGATGTTGGGATGTACACTGTTGAAAGCATGCTGGTTTGCTGATGCATTTTGTTACATGCTGGCATTTTCTAGGTTTGAACTAACCTGTGATTTGAACTGATATTTGACCTGTTAAAGATTTTCTGCTATATTTCTTCCCCCaacccttttccttccttccatgaAAAGAAGCTGTCTCAATGGTCTTGCTTTCAAACGTTGCCTTATGATTACACTTCCCTTGCACCCAAGAAGAGTTGGTCTGAACAGCACACACTAAGGATTCCACACTCCCCTATTCATCAACAGCTTTAAAGCAGGTTTAATCTCCTGATTTTCCTAAAATGCTTTGTCTCCTTGAATTGTTAGGGATTaccaggaagggaaaagggaatgaAGTTAGAGTATATTATTATGCCCTCTTCAAATCTTTGGTTTGCCTCCATCTTGAATACCTCTAATTTTAAACATTAGAGAACTGGTGAAGCAAGCTAGGACTCGGACAGAAGCTGGCTGAGGGCAGATAGAATACAAGTTGTAATATCATACTGAGACAGGGAACAGAGAGCACTTAGTTTCTCTTACACTACAAGAACCAGGGGGTATCAGACAAAGCTAGCAGGTGGCATGTTCAGAGTAAactaagattattttattttaatgcacaaATGTCATAACACATCCTTAGAGTGGAAGATTCTGCTTCAAGAACCCCTTGATTGATAAACTGCTGGGAGTCTGGGATAGAATTTGAGGCAAATATCATTTGTTCTACTTTTACAGTCTGAGACCTCTGCTTTTGCATCTCTGTGCAAGACAAGATAGCAGGCTAGATGGACCTTTGATTTGACCTGGTATGGCCCTTCCTGTGTTCTTAATTGATTTGTTAATACCAAGTCAGACTGGCATGGTCTCATCCCtataaaaaaagatttcaacAGGAACTCCATTGTCACATTCAAGAAGTTCATTCTATTTCCCGATTTTTCCCTCTCATTGCTCAGGCATCCTAGTTGCTCATGCTGAAATGGCAGTTTCTCTATCTGCAAATTCTCTGTGTTGGTATTAGACTTTCAGCCCTTCTGAGAGCTCCAGAGGGAGCATGCACTGACTATGAACTACTGAGATCTTGACTAAATTCATATAGATGCCACTGTAATGTTGGTACAGATCTATTATCTTGGGGAGGGATGGAAGGAATCAAAGTCTGCCCCTGGAAGTGTCAgtcttgcatttctgttttattatgtaTGTTTCTGCTGCCCTCTCTTCTTTCTACCCATATTAAAACAGACTGCACATGGTTATGAGACAACTCGACAAAgaccattttttccatttcttaaagATGACCACCCTCTATTTTGCAAGGACATAGCAAGCTCAAATCAATTTAGACCACTTTATTGTGCTGcttcttaaaatgcaaaatgggttttggcctttttttttcataaagcaaacaaacacggAAATCTTGAATAAATACTTTCTTGACTAACAGAATGAATGCAGATAGTCCCTTATCAGAGAcaaatctgcatttatttttatttttagtatagCTATCTACTGTGGCTAATGCTGTTATAGCATACcttttttggtctgtttgtttttttccccctaagaACATCCATAAGCATCTATGTTTATTTCAGTGACCGTGGTCTCTTCTACAGGTACAAAGAACATCCGAACAGATACTCAGTTGTACTAACCAGTGATTTCCCTTCTTGAAATGATGTGGAGACAGAAACAGGCCTCCTAAAAGAACTTGAGAAAATCTGATTGGTTTTCACTAAAGCCTGTGCTACTTCTATAAATAGcccagagctgtgtgtgtgtaagtgCAAAGGAACAGTGCATGTTTCCTGCAGAACAGCATGGGTAGGCAGACAATTATAGAGGATAAATGGTCTGAATATTTGTCTTACTGCCTTAATTTTGTCATCTTATATGGATGAGTGGATATAGTAAGTATATGCCACTTTCTCATTGTTCCCTGCCCTTTtcatccttttcattttaaatctcttcCAACTCTTGCCTTTCTCTAGCAATGCTCCCTCTCTTGCTCTCAATCCCTAAGATGTATTCAAAGCAGCCCAGGTAGCAAATCTTTAAGGGCCTACCTTTGCCATTAACTTTATCCCTGGtgataaacacattttttttttttttaaacacactgcTTAATATTCTCTAGGTGGGCTGTCCTTATCCCTGTGACAGAAAAGGTGGAGAGAGGActtatatttacatgtatatctgtTCCTCCTGAGAGTAGTGGGCAGAAACCCCTAAGGCAGCATTGCCTTAAACTGGGTGCATTTACACGACACAATACAGTGCATGATAGCAAATGGGAGCTTTTTGGCTGGAAACAAGGCCTATTAA
This region includes:
- the NETO2 gene encoding neuropilin and tolloid-like protein 2 isoform X1, which translates into the protein MAPHQVCSVLEVLLVTILVVEGIAIAQKTQGGQNIGLNRIPPTQCDNWVRTSNGGHFASPNYPNMYPPNQECIYILEAAPRQRIELTFDEPYYIEPSFECRFDHLEVRDGPFGFSPLIDRYCGLKSPALIRSTGRFMWIKFTSDEELEGKGFQAKYSFIPDPDFTYLGGILNPIPDCQFELSGADGIVRSSQVEQEEKTKPGQAVDCIWTIKATPNAKIYLRFLDYQMEHSNECKRNFVAVYDGSSSIENLKAKFCSTVANDVMLQTGTGVVRMWADEGSRLSRFRMLFTSFVDPPCSGNTYFCHSNMCINNSLVCNGIQNCAYPWDENHCRERKKAGLFEQITRTHGTIIGITSGIVLVLLIISILVQVKQPRKKVMACKTAFNKTGFQEVFDPPHYELFSLRDKEISADLADLSEELENYQKMRRSSTASRCIHDHHCGSQASNIKQSRTNLSSMELPFRNDFAQPQPMKTFNSTFKKSSYTFKQAHDCPEQVIEDRVMEEIPCEIYVRGREDTAQGSLSIDF
- the NETO2 gene encoding neuropilin and tolloid-like protein 2 isoform X3; the encoded protein is MAPHQVCSVLEVLLVTILVVEGIAIAQKTQGGQNIGLNRIPPTQCDNWVRTSNGGHFASPNYPNMYPPNQECIYILEAAPRQRIELTFDEPYYIEPSFECRFDHLEVRDGPFGFSPLIDRYCGLKSPALIRSTGRFMWIKFTSDEELEGKGFQAKYSFIPDPDFTYLGGILNPIPDCQFELSGADGIVRSSQVEQEEKTKPGQAVDCIWTIKATPNAKIYLRFLDYQMEHSNECKRNFVAVYDGSSSIENLKAKFCSTVANDVMLQTGTGVVRMWADEGSRLSRFRMLFTSFVDRMTPSFVTESEA
- the NETO2 gene encoding neuropilin and tolloid-like protein 2 isoform X2 gives rise to the protein MAPHQVCSVLEVLLVTILVVEGIAIAQKTQGGQNIGLNRIPPTQCDNWVRTSNGGHFASPNYPNMYPPNQECIYILEAAPRQRIELTFDEPYYIEPSFECRFDHLEVRDGPFGFSPLIDRYCGLKSPALIRSTGRFMWIKFTSDEELEGKGFQAKYSFIPDPDFTYLGGILNPIPDCQFELSGADGIVRSSQVEQEEKTKPGQAVDCIWTIKATPNAKIYLRFLDYQMEHSNECKRNFVAVYDGSSSIENLKAKFCSTVANDVMLQTGTGVVRMWADEGSRLSRFRMLFTSFVDQRKKAGLFEQITRTHGTIIGITSGIVLVLLIISILVQVKQPRKKVMACKTAFNKTGFQEVFDPPHYELFSLRDKEISADLADLSEELENYQKMRRSSTASRCIHDHHCGSQASNIKQSRTNLSSMELPFRNDFAQPQPMKTFNSTFKKSSYTFKQAHDCPEQVIEDRVMEEIPCEIYVRGREDTAQGSLSIDF